One part of the Methylobacterium terrae genome encodes these proteins:
- a CDS encoding AMP-binding protein produces the protein MGQEFLGKGSSAMDPNTPPRPWLAAYPASVPAEIETDRLGTLVDLIETATRQFADRPAITCFGASLTFADLRREGEAMAAWLQGEGIGKGDRVALMMPNVPAFPIALVGVLLAGATVVNVNPLYTPRELTHQLRDAGARVLVVLENFGRTVAEALPELPGLERVVVAGAGDGLGLKGSLVTLAARHLKKAVPAFDLPEARRTGFKAALAAGRKATFRPVAVSPDDLAFLQYTGGTTGVSKGAMLTHRNVAANVEQSRVWFGMRDDEGPGRVMVTALPLYHIFALTCCFFFMLRLGACCLLVPNPRDIPGFVALLRKSRFTNLSGVNTLFNALLNHPDIGKVDWSRLEHAIAGGMAMQGPVAKRWKSVAGKPVIEGYGLSETSPVVSINPPTLHDWSGTIGYPVSSTEVCIRDAAGTTLPAGQPGELCVRGPQVMAGYWGRPDETARAMTPDGFFRTGDVAVIEPDGQVRIVDRMKDMILVSGFNVYPNEVEDVLAAHPGVLEVAVVGEPAAETGESVVAHVVRRDPDLTAEALRAYAREGLTAYKVPRRFVFRDSLPKTNVGKVLRRALREGEAVG, from the coding sequence ATGGGCCAGGAGTTCCTGGGCAAAGGGTCGAGCGCGATGGATCCGAACACCCCGCCGCGGCCCTGGCTCGCCGCCTATCCGGCCTCCGTCCCGGCCGAGATCGAGACGGACCGCCTCGGCACCCTGGTCGACCTGATCGAGACCGCCACGCGGCAATTCGCCGACCGCCCGGCGATCACCTGCTTCGGGGCCTCCCTGACCTTCGCGGACCTGCGGCGCGAAGGCGAGGCGATGGCGGCCTGGCTCCAGGGCGAGGGCATCGGCAAGGGCGACCGGGTCGCCCTGATGATGCCGAACGTGCCGGCCTTCCCGATCGCCCTCGTCGGCGTGCTGCTCGCCGGCGCCACGGTCGTCAACGTCAACCCGCTCTACACCCCGCGCGAACTCACCCACCAGCTGCGCGATGCCGGCGCCCGGGTGCTGGTGGTGCTGGAGAATTTCGGCCGCACGGTCGCCGAGGCGCTGCCCGAGCTGCCGGGCCTCGAGCGCGTCGTGGTGGCGGGCGCTGGCGACGGGCTCGGGCTGAAGGGCTCGCTCGTCACCCTGGCGGCGCGCCACCTCAAGAAGGCGGTGCCGGCCTTCGATCTGCCGGAGGCGCGGCGCACGGGCTTCAAGGCGGCGCTGGCGGCCGGGCGCAAGGCGACCTTCCGGCCGGTCGCGGTGTCTCCCGACGATCTCGCCTTCCTGCAATATACTGGCGGCACCACCGGCGTGTCGAAGGGGGCGATGCTCACGCACCGCAACGTCGCCGCCAATGTCGAGCAGAGCCGGGTGTGGTTCGGCATGCGCGACGACGAGGGCCCGGGCCGGGTGATGGTGACGGCGCTGCCGCTCTACCACATCTTCGCGCTGACCTGCTGCTTCTTCTTCATGCTGCGGCTCGGCGCCTGCTGTCTGCTGGTGCCGAACCCGCGCGACATCCCCGGTTTCGTCGCGCTGCTGCGCAAGAGCCGGTTCACCAACCTGTCGGGCGTCAACACGCTGTTCAACGCGCTGCTGAACCACCCCGACATCGGCAAGGTCGACTGGTCGCGGCTCGAACACGCCATCGCGGGCGGCATGGCGATGCAGGGGCCGGTGGCCAAGCGCTGGAAATCCGTCGCCGGCAAGCCGGTGATCGAGGGCTACGGTTTGTCCGAGACCTCGCCCGTGGTCTCGATCAACCCGCCGACCCTGCACGACTGGTCCGGTACCATCGGCTACCCGGTCTCCTCGACCGAGGTCTGCATCCGCGACGCCGCCGGCACCACCCTGCCGGCGGGCCAGCCCGGCGAGCTCTGCGTGCGCGGGCCGCAGGTGATGGCCGGCTACTGGGGAAGGCCCGACGAGACCGCCCGGGCGATGACCCCGGACGGCTTCTTCCGCACCGGCGACGTCGCGGTGATCGAGCCCGACGGGCAGGTCCGCATCGTCGACCGGATGAAGGACATGATCCTGGTCTCCGGCTTCAACGTCTACCCGAACGAGGTCGAGGACGTGCTCGCCGCCCATCCGGGCGTGCTCGAGGTGGCGGTGGTGGGCGAGCCCGCGGCGGAGACCGGCGAGAGCGTGGTCGCCCACGTGGTGCGCCGCGATCCCGACCTCACCGCCGAGGCCCTGCGCGCCTACGCCCGGGAGGGCCTGACCGCCTACAAGGTGCCCCGCCGCTTCGTCTTCCGCGACAGCCTGCCGAAGACCAATGTCGGCAAGGTGCTGCGGCGGGCGCTGCGGGAGGGGGAGGCGGTGGGGTAG
- the soxZ gene encoding thiosulfate oxidation carrier complex protein SoxZ has product MARALINLPKTAKPGAVIEVKTLISHPMETGYRPGPDGRLIPRNIITEFVCTYDGEEVFRAELSPASAANPYLTFTTVATRTGTLRFTWTGDNGFSQTEEMGITVG; this is encoded by the coding sequence GTGGCCCGCGCCCTCATCAACCTGCCGAAGACCGCGAAACCCGGTGCGGTGATCGAGGTCAAGACCCTGATCTCGCACCCGATGGAGACCGGCTACCGCCCCGGCCCGGACGGCCGCCTGATTCCGCGCAACATCATCACCGAGTTCGTCTGCACCTACGACGGCGAGGAGGTGTTCCGCGCCGAACTGTCGCCCGCGAGCGCGGCGAACCCCTACTTGACCTTCACCACCGTCGCGACGAGGACCGGGACGCTGCGCTTCACCTGGACGGGCGACAACGGGTTCTCGCAGACGGAGGAGATGGGGATCACCGTGGGGTGA
- a CDS encoding SoxY-related AACIE arm protein produces the protein MTAEIHRRTILAGAAGLVTLALVRPGAAAIIRPTREATVEAIRRFTGGATVRAGRIHLDMPPLVENGNTVPLAIAVESPMSEDDHVRRIAVFNDKNPQPHVVTLHLGPRSGRAAINTRIRLADSQTITAIAALSDGTFWSATADAIVTLAACVEG, from the coding sequence ATGACGGCCGAGATCCACCGCCGCACCATCCTCGCCGGAGCCGCCGGCCTCGTGACCCTGGCGCTGGTCCGCCCGGGGGCGGCCGCGATCATCCGCCCGACCCGCGAGGCGACCGTGGAGGCGATCCGTCGCTTTACCGGCGGTGCGACGGTCCGGGCCGGCCGGATCCACCTCGACATGCCGCCCTTGGTCGAGAACGGCAACACCGTGCCGCTCGCCATCGCCGTCGAGAGCCCGATGAGCGAGGACGACCACGTGCGCCGGATCGCGGTGTTCAACGACAAGAACCCGCAGCCCCACGTGGTCACGCTGCATCTCGGCCCCCGGTCCGGCCGCGCCGCAATCAACACCCGGATCCGGCTGGCCGATTCCCAGACCATCACGGCCATCGCGGCACTCAGCGACGGCACCTTCTGGTCCGCGACCGCCGACGCGATCGTGACCCTCGCCGCCTGCGTGGAGGGCTGA
- a CDS encoding sulfur oxidation c-type cytochrome SoxX, whose product MRRGLAVLLALTQSAHAQTPPSPVTIVGDAIPDPLDGRTGDAERGRAIATDTRKGLCPLCHTGLGGTAPSGDLGPDLADVGARLSAGRLRLRLVDGRVLNPASLMPSYYRTDGTRVASAWRGRPVLEAGEIEDVIAYLVTLKGGAATP is encoded by the coding sequence GTGAGGCGCGGGCTCGCCGTGCTCCTCGCCCTGACGCAGTCCGCGCACGCCCAGACGCCTCCGAGCCCGGTGACCATCGTCGGCGACGCGATCCCGGACCCGCTCGACGGCCGGACCGGAGACGCGGAACGCGGCCGGGCCATCGCCACCGACACCCGCAAGGGCCTGTGCCCGCTCTGCCATACCGGCCTCGGCGGCACCGCGCCGTCGGGCGACCTCGGGCCGGACCTCGCCGATGTCGGGGCGCGGCTGTCCGCGGGGCGGTTGCGCCTGCGCCTCGTCGACGGGCGCGTCTTGAACCCGGCGTCCCTGATGCCCTCCTACTACCGGACCGACGGCACGCGGGTCGCAAGCGCCTGGCGCGGCCGGCCGGTGCTAGAAGCGGGCGAGATCGAGGACGTGATCGCCTATCTCGTCACCCTGAAGGGAGGGGCCGCGACGCCATGA
- a CDS encoding NAD(P)/FAD-dependent oxidoreductase: MTRQATVIGRRAVLAGLAAAALPRPSLAQGAPGRVVVVGGGFGGATAARILQRAGLTVTLVEPAETYWACPFSNEVIAGLRPMSAQAFGYEDLRASGVTIARTSAEAVDGAARQVRLADGRTLDYDRLILSPGIALRFDALPGYDEAASQAMPHAWKAGAQTERLARQLAAMPEGGTVVLSVPGNPYRCPPGPYERASLIAYYLKTRKPRAKLIVLDAKDTFSKQKLFEQAWTHLYPDVLEYVPLAAGGQVASVDSRAMSVATDFATHKADVACIIPPQRAAPIATAAGVADRSGWCPIDPVSFESRLVPRIHVIGDAAIAGAMPKSAFAANAQGKVCAEAVIDLLAERKPAAPKLVNTCYSLVAPGYGISVAGVYHPANGVLADVEGAGGTSPLDAGGEVRRQEAAYAEDWYRTITAAVFG, encoded by the coding sequence GTGACGCGGCAAGCGACCGTGATCGGCCGCCGGGCGGTGCTGGCGGGGCTCGCCGCCGCCGCCCTCCCCCGTCCCTCCCTGGCGCAAGGAGCCCCCGGGCGCGTCGTCGTGGTCGGCGGCGGCTTCGGCGGCGCCACCGCGGCGCGGATCCTGCAGCGGGCGGGCCTCACCGTCACCCTGGTCGAGCCGGCGGAGACCTACTGGGCCTGCCCGTTCAGCAACGAGGTGATCGCGGGCCTGCGGCCGATGTCGGCGCAAGCGTTCGGCTACGAGGACTTGCGGGCGAGCGGGGTCACGATCGCGCGAACCAGCGCCGAGGCGGTCGACGGGGCCGCCCGGCAGGTGCGCCTCGCCGACGGGCGGACCCTCGACTACGACCGGCTGATCCTCTCGCCCGGCATCGCGCTCCGCTTCGATGCCCTGCCGGGCTACGACGAGGCGGCCTCGCAGGCGATGCCCCATGCCTGGAAGGCGGGCGCGCAGACCGAGCGGCTCGCCCGGCAGCTCGCCGCCATGCCCGAGGGCGGCACGGTGGTGCTGTCGGTGCCGGGCAATCCCTACCGCTGTCCGCCCGGCCCCTACGAGCGGGCGAGCCTGATCGCCTACTACCTCAAGACCCGCAAACCCCGCGCCAAGCTGATCGTGCTCGACGCCAAGGACACCTTCTCCAAGCAGAAGCTGTTCGAGCAGGCGTGGACCCATCTCTATCCCGACGTGCTCGAATACGTGCCTCTCGCCGCCGGGGGCCAGGTCGCCTCGGTCGATTCCCGCGCGATGAGCGTCGCGACGGACTTCGCGACCCACAAGGCCGACGTCGCCTGCATCATCCCGCCCCAGCGCGCCGCCCCGATCGCGACGGCCGCCGGCGTCGCCGACCGCTCCGGCTGGTGCCCGATCGACCCGGTCAGCTTCGAATCGCGCCTCGTGCCGCGCATCCACGTCATCGGCGACGCCGCCATCGCGGGCGCGATGCCGAAATCCGCCTTCGCGGCCAATGCGCAGGGCAAGGTCTGCGCCGAGGCGGTGATCGACCTCCTGGCGGAGCGGAAGCCCGCGGCCCCGAAGCTCGTCAACACCTGCTACAGCCTCGTCGCGCCGGGCTACGGCATCTCGGTCGCCGGCGTGTACCACCCGGCGAACGGCGTGCTCGCCGACGTCGAGGGTGCCGGCGGCACCAGCCCGCTCGATGCCGGCGGCGAGGTACGCCGGCAGGAGGCGGCCTACGCCGAGGATTGGTACCGCACGATCACCGCCGCGGTGTTCGGGTGA
- a CDS encoding c-type cytochrome, producing the protein MRSVPLLLLLVLAGPAAASPPGASSCSGCHGPPGGAVPSLSGHSAEDIAASLAAFRTGAKPATVMNRIAKGFSEGESRAIAEWIAGGGK; encoded by the coding sequence GTGAGGAGCGTTCCCCTCCTCCTGCTCCTGGTGCTCGCGGGCCCGGCGGCGGCCTCGCCGCCGGGCGCCTCGTCCTGCTCGGGCTGCCACGGGCCCCCGGGCGGGGCGGTGCCGAGCCTGTCGGGCCACTCGGCCGAGGACATCGCGGCCTCGCTGGCGGCGTTCCGGACGGGTGCGAAGCCCGCCACGGTGATGAACCGCATCGCCAAGGGTTTTTCGGAGGGCGAGAGCCGGGCGATCGCCGAGTGGATCGCGGGGGGCGGCAAGTGA
- a CDS encoding xanthine dehydrogenase family protein molybdopterin-binding subunit, with translation MTTTVSPALSRRFFLAGSAAAAGGLALGFDLPGAAAAPAGAPPEINAWVVVRPDETVVIRIARSEMGQGTLTGLAQLVAEELGCDWARVTTEYPTPGQNLARGRVWGDFSTGGSRGIRESYVAVRQGGAAARTMLVAAAAQEWGVPPGECRVEKGVIGHPASGRSTTFGKVAAAAGRMEPPKDVALKDPKDWIIAGHPVKRLDTLEKTDGSQVYGIDLRLPGLLNAAIRDCPVVGGTVRSVDAAAVETMPGVRKVVRVGDSAVAVVADTFWRAKKAVEALTIVWDEGPNAGVSSETIAATLREGLDAPEAFVGNKGGDAAAALKGAARVVEATYAYPFQNHATMEPMNATARWTPDRCEVWTPTQNGEAALAAAAEASGLSARQCDVHKIHLGGGFGRRGATHDWVRQAVLIARELPGTPVKLIWTREEDMTHGRYHPVTQCRMRAALDEAGNLTGLHMRISGQSILAGIIPGRLGPDGKDPVVFQGLNPGGAEAAIGYTIPNLLIDHAMRNPPIIPGFWRGVNTNPNAIYLECFLDEVAHAAGQDPLAFRRKLMGKHPKHLAVLNAVAERIGWDTKPAAGLHRGLAQIMGFGSYVAAAAEVSVADDGKVKVHRIVAATDPGVAINPQQIDAQVAGSFVYGLSAALYGECTVKDGRIEQTNFDTYPVLRLDEMPAVEAILMPSGGFIGGVGEPTIAVAAPAVLNAVFAATGKRVRQIPASRTDLKRA, from the coding sequence ATGACCACGACCGTCTCCCCCGCCCTCTCCCGCCGCTTCTTCCTCGCCGGCTCCGCCGCCGCGGCCGGCGGCCTCGCCCTCGGCTTCGACCTGCCGGGGGCCGCCGCGGCCCCCGCCGGGGCCCCGCCCGAGATCAACGCCTGGGTGGTGGTGCGCCCGGACGAGACCGTGGTGATCCGCATCGCCCGCTCGGAGATGGGCCAGGGCACGCTCACCGGCCTCGCCCAGCTCGTGGCGGAAGAGCTCGGCTGCGACTGGGCCCGGGTCACGACCGAGTACCCGACGCCGGGCCAGAACCTCGCCCGCGGCCGGGTCTGGGGCGACTTCTCCACCGGCGGCAGCCGCGGCATCCGCGAATCCTACGTCGCGGTGCGCCAGGGCGGTGCCGCCGCCCGCACCATGCTGGTCGCGGCGGCGGCGCAGGAATGGGGCGTGCCGCCCGGCGAGTGCCGGGTCGAGAAGGGCGTCATCGGCCATCCGGCCTCGGGCCGCTCCACGACCTTCGGCAAGGTCGCGGCCGCGGCCGGCCGGATGGAGCCGCCGAAGGACGTAGCCCTCAAGGATCCGAAGGACTGGATCATCGCCGGACACCCGGTGAAGCGCCTCGACACGCTGGAGAAGACCGACGGCTCGCAGGTCTACGGCATCGACCTCCGGCTTCCGGGCCTGCTCAACGCCGCGATCCGCGACTGCCCGGTGGTCGGCGGCACGGTGAGGAGCGTCGATGCGGCGGCGGTCGAGACGATGCCCGGCGTGCGCAAGGTGGTGCGGGTCGGCGACAGCGCGGTGGCGGTCGTCGCCGACACGTTCTGGCGCGCCAAGAAGGCCGTCGAGGCGCTGACCATCGTCTGGGACGAGGGTCCGAACGCCGGGGTGTCGAGCGAGACGATCGCCGCGACCCTGCGCGAGGGGCTCGACGCGCCGGAGGCCTTCGTCGGCAACAAGGGCGGGGACGCGGCGGCCGCCCTGAAGGGCGCCGCCAGGGTGGTCGAGGCGACCTACGCCTACCCGTTCCAGAACCACGCCACGATGGAGCCGATGAACGCCACGGCGCGCTGGACGCCGGACAGGTGCGAGGTCTGGACCCCGACCCAGAACGGCGAGGCGGCGCTCGCCGCGGCGGCGGAGGCCTCCGGCCTCTCGGCGCGGCAATGCGACGTCCACAAGATCCATCTCGGCGGCGGCTTCGGCCGGCGCGGCGCCACCCACGACTGGGTGCGCCAGGCGGTGCTGATCGCGCGTGAACTCCCCGGCACCCCGGTCAAGCTGATCTGGACCCGCGAGGAGGACATGACCCACGGCCGCTACCACCCGGTCACCCAGTGCCGGATGCGGGCGGCCCTCGACGAGGCCGGCAACCTCACCGGCCTGCACATGCGGATCTCCGGCCAGTCGATCCTGGCCGGCATCATCCCGGGACGGCTCGGGCCCGACGGCAAGGACCCGGTGGTGTTCCAGGGCCTCAACCCCGGCGGGGCGGAAGCCGCGATCGGCTACACGATCCCGAACCTGCTCATCGACCACGCGATGCGCAACCCGCCGATCATCCCGGGCTTCTGGCGCGGGGTGAACACCAACCCGAACGCGATCTACCTCGAATGCTTCCTCGACGAGGTGGCGCACGCGGCCGGACAGGACCCGCTCGCCTTCCGGCGCAAGCTGATGGGGAAGCACCCCAAGCACCTCGCCGTCCTGAACGCGGTGGCCGAGCGGATCGGCTGGGACACGAAGCCGGCGGCCGGCCTGCACCGGGGCCTCGCCCAGATCATGGGCTTCGGCAGCTACGTGGCGGCGGCGGCGGAGGTCTCGGTGGCTGACGACGGGAAGGTGAAGGTCCACCGCATCGTCGCCGCCACCGATCCCGGCGTGGCGATCAACCCGCAGCAGATCGACGCGCAGGTCGCCGGCTCGTTCGTCTACGGGCTGTCGGCGGCGCTCTACGGCGAGTGCACGGTGAAGGACGGCCGCATCGAGCAGACCAACTTCGACACCTACCCGGTCCTGCGCCTCGACGAGATGCCGGCGGTGGAGGCGATCCTGATGCCGTCGGGCGGCTTCATCGGCGGCGTCGGCGAGCCGACGATCGCGGTGGCGGCGCCGGCCGTCCTCAACGCGGTCTTCGCCGCCACCGGCAAGCGCGTGCGGCAGATCCCGGCGAGCCGCACGGACCTGAAGCGCGCGTGA
- a CDS encoding (2Fe-2S)-binding protein — MIRLNVNGSVREVEAEPDTPLLWVIREQVGLTGTKYGCGIAQCGACTVHIDGQAVRSCSLPVSGVEPGQKIVTIEGLSPDRSHPVQKAWAALDVPQCGFCQSGMIMAAAALLAQNPKPNEAEIRQEITNICRCGTYNRVLAGITLAAEGGETGRG; from the coding sequence ATGATACGCCTGAACGTGAACGGGTCCGTGCGCGAGGTCGAGGCGGAGCCCGACACGCCGCTGCTCTGGGTGATCCGCGAGCAGGTCGGCCTCACCGGCACCAAGTACGGCTGCGGCATCGCCCAGTGCGGCGCCTGCACGGTCCATATCGACGGGCAGGCGGTGCGGTCCTGCTCGCTGCCGGTCTCGGGCGTCGAGCCGGGCCAGAAGATCGTCACCATCGAGGGCCTGAGCCCCGACCGCTCGCACCCGGTGCAGAAGGCCTGGGCGGCGCTCGACGTGCCGCAATGCGGCTTCTGCCAGTCCGGCATGATCATGGCCGCCGCCGCCCTGCTGGCGCAGAACCCGAAGCCGAACGAGGCGGAGATCCGCCAGGAGATCACCAACATCTGCCGCTGCGGCACCTACAACCGGGTGCTCGCCGGCATCACCCTCGCCGCCGAGGGCGGCGAGACCGGCCGCGGCTGA
- a CDS encoding M23 family metallopeptidase, with product MFVDAPSLPGSAATAAPRQALNLRWLAGSLLTGVTGAGLIGVALYLAAADGIVAAPPERAVTPHGEGGSGDVARKGDRLVRDEMIVAAKTAFKAPMTERAGDREVIRVHSYVQIATELPLRAPDVPVPPFDPLRSARIEAPPPQEGDSDPAETAVTLVRSPLAEAPIEDGAPALADAEVDALVAETLTLAGGTLPPAFPAERLLSRALRPAALPDESAAEARFRNIEVRILPENLTEIAETGTGGPAAGQPGPPLFEERDLVLAKDQGLEDLLKRNGAEPARLSAMLAALSARAKGDLPEGQHVRLLIAPQGDGHAPEARGIARVTLYGEDGIQEIVAANDRGAFVSVAPPRPGTAPDDDEETGVTLYESLYGTALKNGVPRPIIEEMVMALATSTDLQQRTGAGDRAELFFTEDEDARPELLYVALRIHDETLGLYRYRVPGSGEIDYLDPNGRSSQKFLMRRPVAEGRISSPFGARLHPILGYYRPHNGVDWAATRGTPIMATGDGTIVSAGARSGYGNRVEIQHANGYTTAYNHMARIARGVAPGARVRLGQVIGAVGTTGLSTGPHVHYEVAINGRFVDPMKIRLPSARELTGQALAAFRQAEEQIDALRQKHGGKTVAERT from the coding sequence GTGTTCGTCGACGCGCCCTCCCTCCCCGGTTCCGCCGCGACGGCGGCGCCCCGGCAGGCCCTCAACCTGCGCTGGCTCGCCGGCAGCCTGCTCACCGGCGTCACCGGCGCCGGCCTGATCGGCGTCGCGCTCTACCTCGCCGCCGCCGACGGCATCGTCGCGGCGCCCCCGGAGCGGGCGGTGACGCCCCACGGCGAGGGCGGGAGCGGCGACGTCGCCCGCAAGGGCGACCGGCTAGTGCGCGACGAGATGATCGTCGCGGCGAAGACCGCCTTCAAGGCACCGATGACCGAGCGCGCCGGCGACCGCGAGGTGATCCGCGTCCATTCCTACGTGCAGATCGCCACCGAGCTGCCCTTGCGCGCGCCCGACGTGCCGGTGCCGCCCTTCGATCCCCTGCGCAGCGCCCGGATCGAGGCGCCGCCGCCCCAGGAGGGCGATTCGGACCCGGCCGAGACCGCCGTCACCCTGGTGCGCAGCCCGCTCGCCGAGGCGCCGATCGAGGACGGCGCCCCCGCCCTCGCGGATGCCGAGGTCGACGCCCTGGTGGCCGAGACGCTGACGCTCGCGGGCGGGACGCTGCCGCCGGCCTTCCCGGCCGAGCGCCTGCTTTCCCGCGCCCTGCGGCCGGCCGCCCTGCCCGACGAATCCGCCGCGGAGGCGCGCTTCCGCAACATCGAGGTGCGGATCCTCCCCGAGAACCTGACCGAGATCGCCGAGACCGGCACCGGCGGCCCGGCCGCGGGCCAGCCCGGCCCGCCGCTGTTCGAGGAGCGCGACCTCGTGCTGGCCAAGGACCAGGGCCTCGAGGATCTCCTGAAGCGCAACGGCGCCGAGCCGGCGCGGCTCTCCGCCATGCTCGCCGCCTTGAGCGCCCGGGCGAAGGGCGACCTGCCCGAGGGCCAGCACGTGCGCCTGCTCATCGCCCCGCAGGGCGACGGGCACGCGCCGGAGGCCCGCGGCATCGCCCGCGTCACGCTCTACGGCGAGGACGGCATCCAGGAGATCGTGGCGGCCAACGACCGCGGCGCCTTCGTCTCGGTGGCGCCGCCCCGGCCGGGCACCGCGCCGGACGACGACGAGGAAACCGGCGTCACCCTCTACGAGAGCCTCTACGGCACCGCGCTCAAGAACGGCGTGCCGCGCCCGATCATCGAGGAGATGGTCATGGCGCTCGCCACCTCCACCGACCTGCAGCAGCGCACCGGGGCGGGCGACCGGGCCGAATTGTTCTTCACCGAGGACGAGGATGCCCGGCCGGAGCTCCTCTACGTGGCCTTGCGCATCCACGACGAGACCCTCGGCCTCTACCGCTACCGGGTGCCGGGCTCGGGCGAGATCGACTACCTCGACCCGAACGGCCGCTCGAGCCAGAAATTCCTGATGCGGCGCCCGGTGGCGGAGGGGCGGATCTCCTCGCCCTTCGGCGCCCGCCTGCACCCGATCCTCGGCTATTACCGGCCGCATAACGGCGTCGACTGGGCGGCGACCCGCGGCACCCCGATCATGGCGACCGGCGACGGCACCATCGTGTCGGCGGGCGCCCGCTCCGGCTACGGCAACCGGGTCGAGATCCAGCACGCCAACGGCTACACCACCGCCTACAACCACATGGCCCGGATCGCCCGCGGCGTCGCGCCGGGCGCCCGGGTGCGCCTCGGCCAGGTGATCGGCGCGGTCGGCACCACCGGCCTCTCGACGGGCCCGCACGTGCACTACGAGGTCGCGATCAACGGCCGCTTCGTCGACCCGATGAAGATCCGCCTGCCGAGCGCCCGCGAGCTGACGGGCCAAGCCCTCGCCGCCTTCCGCCAGGCCGAGGAGCAGATCGACGCGCTGCGCCAGAAGCACGGGGGCAAGACGGTGGCGGAGCGGACATGA